The proteins below are encoded in one region of Vespula pensylvanica isolate Volc-1 chromosome 4, ASM1446617v1, whole genome shotgun sequence:
- the LOC122628277 gene encoding cholesterol transporter ABCA5-like isoform X3, giving the protein MARIRGRRTRHEIARTSVYRRMDSCKVYWSQLRAMLVRNILLKKREKRKTIAEIFLPLYTLGILIVIKVLIPNPNYPAMTTQGHKSNIFEFFNGYENNTIAVVPNSTETLNFLNSMNTFWLSMWDFPEKLPLNFMIFDSKDDLQAAYWRDPYSVPLAVIFEDSQPITQRLLYEIRTNPSYTSPPSPLELYSAPVTCRKDTNHWMGGVLSIKTGGSCPVDNYLHSGFLALQMLMDITKIKLDTQHNYITIPHIKLEMFPKEAFTADWMLAFRVIIPLYMVLALSQFITYLLILIVGEKEKKIKEGMKIMGLKDSVFWMSWFIIYGVFVLLLSAVGVVLLFTLQMFQHTHFLPIFLLVVLYSISIVMFAFMITPFFDNSRTAGVLGNFAVTILSLMYFIQVFINDSSSVSFWLVSLLSPTGVALAMDKALVLDLQGQGVNFDNLWCGPGIPFGGSLIMMTLDIFLYGYLAYYLDSVIPSEYGTKRLPWFCFTPGFWCQRKVQRVPSSNGESNSFIPGEETHRDVEPVIREMKGREAIRIVDLFKSYQKCRKPEIKAVNGINLTIYEGQITAILGHNGAGKTTLFNILTGLTSPTAGTALIFGYDIRDSNDMQMIRSMTGVCPQHDILFDLLTPREHLEFFAAVRCIPKSVIDYEVNKTLKDIDLVEKADTFAKYLSGGQKRKLSVGIAIIGDPKIIILDEPTAGVDPYSRRQMWSLLQSRRHGKVILLTTHFMDEADILSDRKAVISKGKLRCCGTSLFLKNKFGIGYHLTLVLEGNAREHAITRLVSSHVTKAEKARRHGRELSFILPHNSVENFASLFSAIEHEIKTRSSRLGISSYGVSMTTLEEVFLHLEKDEETECTMDNLSKKMNEGVIVQNDGQAKGAGDLPDGVHNDRNPPILGLGLDPIKIRPNFLQILYAMLRLRILRLFRNIQLLYFTIVAPLALIILGLYINSVQTVDIKMQSLELNSDTYGNRTKIVYFNNTNVDITSLIDSISHDVKHIDEYDGNYVNLLKIGPHIAAFNINEYNSLNMDLTIIYNDTMQHSLPILLNVLLNTYYRLIARKDDVPQIEIKTHPFQQTSQPQEFNIGAASSALFIGMDFVLLPITLAIDMVYDREIKAKNQLRINGLSFPMYFLTYFIVLVGLMTFICLCIVGIIFLFDVPSLQEPPALITLGTLLMLYCPSSILFSTCWSYIFDKMDSAQSILPNIATFLGLIPFLLVMFLDMLGVGGTAAFALHVVFSLLNTMYVPYAAVYYVDRVHLMCSINAACQHLTMSDYLTTEIILMAVGVLLHCPLWFFVLLLLDIKKSGGNISDTFKHFLRNDVSIGEEVMENSDVGDHEDADVKTERQRVFNLITSPSIQQSPVVLVQNLRKEYHQRETVSCSCCNRREEGSMQRKVAVRNLSLAVEPGEVFGLLGHNGAGKTTTMRIIIAEEAATRGRVQIDGYNIHSQMAEAFRQMGYCPQHDAQWKNITVREHLECYAAIRGVPSQEIKKIVDLYLSSLQIHEHADKQIQECSGGTRRKLSFAMAMVGGPKVVLMDEPSTGMDPRSKRFLWDTILASFQGNRGAILTTHSMEEADALCSRVGIMVKGELRCIGSTQHLKNLYGAGYTLEMKLFGGDCTPTMPSGDKLSALKQFVAGLFPDATLEESFADRLVFAVPQQAVNSLAECFMQLEKAKQELDIEEYTFSQTTLEQVFLKFSHYDESNSGE; this is encoded by the exons gAGATCTTCCTGCCTCTTTATACTCTAGGGATTCTCATAGTGATAAAGGTATTGATACCTAATCCAAATTATCCCGCGATGACGACGCAGGGGcataaatcgaatatattcgaatttttcaatGGTTATGAGAACAATACGATTGCTGTGGTACCTAATTCGACGGAAACTCTC AACTTTTTAAATTCGATGAACACCTTTTGGCTGTCCATGTGGGATTTTCCTGAGAAGTTACCTTTGAATTTCATGATATTCGATTCGAAGGATGATCTACAAGCAGCTTACTGGAGAGATCCATATAGTGTACCTCTGGCTGTGATCTTTGAAGACTCTCAACCGATCACTCAACGTCTTCT ATACGAGATTAGAACAAATCCTTCGTATACATCACCTCCTTCGCCTCTTGAACTCTATTCCGCTCCGGTTACTTGCCGGAAGGATACCAACCACTGGATGGGAGGCGTTCTATCAATAAAAACTGGCGGATCATGTCCCGTGGATAACTACTTGCATTCTGGCTTCCTAGCGTTACAAATGCTAATGGATATTACGAAGATAAAG CTTGACACGCAACACAACTACATAACCATTCCgcatataaaattagaaatgtttCCGAAAGAAGCGTTCACAGCTG ATTGGATGCTGGCTTTTAGAGTCATTATTCCTTTGTATATGGTCTTAGCACTTTCACAGTTCATTACTTATCTCTTGATACTAATTGTcggtgaaaaagagaagaagattaaagaaggaatgaaaattatGGGCCTGAAGGATTCTGTGTTTTG GATGTCTTGGTTTATTATCTACGGCGTCTTTGTCTTGTTACTTTCCGCCGTTGGAGTGGTATTACTCTTCACTCTACAAATGTTTCAGCATACTCACTTTTTACCGATATTTCTTTTGGTTGTACTTTATAGTATTTCCATCGTCATGTTTGCCTTCATGATAACACCATTCTTTGATAATTCTCGT ACTGCCGGTGTCCTTGGAAACTTTGCAGTAACGATACTAAGTTTGATGTACTTCATTCAAGTCTTTATAAACGATTCTAGCTCGGTCTCATTTTGGCTGGTATCACTTTTAAGTCCAACGGGTGTTGCATTGGCTATGGATAAG GCCTTGGTCCTGGATTTACAGGGACAAGGAGTGAATTTCGATAATCTTTGGTGTGGTCCTGGTATACCTTTCGGTGGAAGTCTCATTATGATGACTTTAGACATATTCTTGTATGGTTACTTAGCTTATTATTTGGACTCGGTAATACCAA GCGAGTATGGCACGAAGAGATTACCGTGGTTCTGTTTTACACCTGGATTTTGGTGTCAACGTAAAGTTCAAAGGGTACCGTCGTCTAACGGCGAATCAAATTCTTTTATACCCGGTGAGGAAACACATAGAGACGTGGAACCAGTCATTCGTGAGATGAAGGGAAGGGAAGCAATTAGAATCGTAGATTTGTTTAAATCTTATCAGAAATGTCGTAAGCCTGAAATAAAGGCAGTTAATGGTATCAACCTAACGATTTATGAGGGACAAATAACAGCGATATTGGGACATAACGGGGCTGGTAAAACCACGTTGTTTAACATACTCACCGGATTGACATCGCCAACAGCCGGTACTGCTTTGATTTTTGGATATGACATACGAGATTCAAACGATATGCAGATGATCAGAAGTATGACAGGTGTATGCCCTCAGCATGACATTCTGTTTGATCTTTTAACCCCCAGAGAACATCTTGAATTTTTTGCCGCTGTACGTTGTATTCCAAAATCAGTAATCGATTATGAG gtaaataaaacgttaaaaGACATAGACCTGGTTGAAAAAGCAGATACTTTTGCAAAATACTTAAGCGGTGGTCAGAAGAGAAAGCTCTCAGTAGGTATCGCCATTATCGGTGATCCTAAGATCATTATCCTTGATGAGCCTACAGCTGGAGTGGATCCATACTCGAGAAGACAAATGTGGTCTTTACTGCAATCCAGAAGACACGGTAAAGTCATTCTTTTAACGACTCACTTCATGGACGAAGCAGATATATTATCTGACAGGAAGGCAGTTATAAGTAAAGGGAAATTGAGATGTTGCGGTACTTCAttgttcttaaaaaataaattcggtATCGGTTATCATTTAAC TCTCGTACTCGAAGGCAACGCGAGGGAACATGCGATAACACGATTAGTATCGTCTCATGTGACGAAAGCCGAAAAAGCAAGACGCCACGGTCGAGAATTGAGCTTCATCTTGCCTCACAATTCCGTGGAAAATTTCGCCTCACTATTTTCGGCTATCGAGCATGAAATCAAAACGAGATCGAGTAGGTTGGGTATTAGTAGTTACGGAGTATCTATGACGACCCTGGAAGAAGTGTTTTTACATCTGGAAAAAGACGAGGAAACGGAATGTACCATGGACAATCTGTCAAAGAAAATG AACGAAGGTGTTATCGTTCAAAATGATGGTCAAGCGAAAg GAGCAGGTGATCTACCAGATGGAGTTCACAATGATAGGAATCCTCCTATTCTCGGCCTTGGCTTAGACCCCATCAAAATTCGGCCTAACTTCCTTCAAATTCTTTACGCCATGCTTCGCCTAAGGATACTCAGGCTGTTTAGAAACATTCAACTACTTTACTTCACCATCGTTGCTCCTCTTGCTCTAATAATCCTTGGTCTCTATATAAACAGTGTTCAAACTGTCGACATTAAGATGCAGTCTCTTGAACTTAATAGTG ACACCTATGGCAATAGGactaaaattgtatatttcaataataccAATGTTGATATAACGTCTTTGATAGACAGTATAAGTCACGATGTAAAGCATATCGATGAATACGATGGAAACTAcgttaatttgttaaaaatcgGACCGCACATAGCAGcatttaatatcaatgaatatAACTCTCTAAATATGGATTTAACGATCATATATAACGATACGATGCAACATTCTCTACCTATCTTATTGAATGTACTGTTAAATACTTattatag ATTGATAGCCAGAAAGGATGACGTTCCgcaaattgaaataaaaacacaTCCGTTTCAACAGACGTCACAGCCACAAGAATTTAATATAGGTGCTGCCAGTTCAGCGTTATTTATAGGAAtggattttgttttattaccgATCACTTTGGCAATCGATATGGTTTATGATCGAGaa ATTAAAGCGAAGAATCAATTGCGCATCAACGGCCTGTCATTTCCTATGTACTTCCTTACTTATTTTATCGTCCTCGTCGGCCTGATgacatttatttgtttatgtaTCGTTggtattatatttctcttcgacGTGCCTTCGCTTCAAGAACCGCCAGCACTCATTACCCTTGGTACCCTTTTGATGTTATACTGCCCATCGTCCATTCTTTTCTCAACATGTTGGAGTTACATTTTTGATAAGATGGATTCCGCACAGAGTATTTTACCCAATATTGCAACGTTCTTAGGACTGATACCTTTTTTGCTTGTCATGTTCCTAGATATGCTAGGCGTTG GTGGTACAGCAGCGTTCGCTTTGCACGTGGTGTTTTCTCTGTTGAATACCATGTACGTGCCCTACGCAGCTGTATACTATGTAGATCGCGTCCATTTAATGTGCTCTATTAATGCTGCCTGCCAACATTTAACAATGTCGGATTATCTTACCACGGAGATCATATTGATGGCTGTTGGTGTATTGTTACATTGTCCATTATGGTTCTTCGTATTGCTCTTATTGGACATCAAGAAAAGCGGTGGAAACATTAGCGATACCTTCAAGCACTTCCTG AGAAATGATGTCTCTATCGGGGAGGAGGTAATGGAAAATTCGGATGTAGGTGATCACGAAGATGCTGACGTAAAAACTGAAAGACAGAGAGTGTTCAATCTTATTACGTCACCTTCCATTCAGCAATCACCAGTGGTATTGGTACag AATCTACGGAAAGAATATCATCAACGAGAAACAGTTTCTTGTAGCTGTTGTAacagaagagaggaagggtcAATGCAACGAAAAGTCGCCGTACGAAATTTATCATTGGCCGTTGAACCAGGCGAAGTATTTGGACTTTTAGGTCATAATGGTGCTGGCAAAACTACTACGATGAGGATTATTATCGCAGAGGAAGCAGCGACACGTGGTAGAGTACAAATTGATGGATACAATATTCACTCTCAAATGGCAGAAGCATTCAGACAAATGGGATATTGTCCGCAACACGATGCTCAATGGAAGAATATTACTGTACGAGAACATTTGGAATGTTACGCAGCTATTCGTGGTGTACCTTCGCAAGAGATTAAGAA aATCGTagatctctatctatccagtCTTCAGATTCATGAACATGCCGATAAACAAATTCAAGAATGCTCAGGTGGTACTAGAAGAAAACTTAGCTTCGCAATGGCGATGGTTGGAGGACCAAAGGTTGTTTTAATGGATGAACCTAGTACGGGTATGGATCCTCGATCAAAGAGATTCCTATGGGATACCATCCTTGCTAGTTTCCAG gGTAACCGAGGAGCAATTCTTACAACTCACTCAATGGAAGAAGCCGATGCACTGTGTTCCAGAGTCGGTATAATGGTCAAAGGTGAATTAAGATGCATAGGTTCGACGCAACATTTGAAAAATCTGTATGGTGCTGGGTACACTTTAGAGATGAAACTTTTTGGTGGCGATTGTACTCCAACTATGCCTTCCGGTGATAAATTATCTGCATTAAAGCAATTCGTTGCTGGTCTCTTTCCTGATGCAACGTTAGAAGAAAGCTTTGCAGACAGATTGGTCTTCGCCGTTCCTCAACAGGCAGTGAACTCGCTGGCCGAGTGTTTTATGCAGTTGGAGAAGG CCAAACAGGAACTGGACATCGAGGAGTATACTTTCAGTCAAACTACCCTGGAACAGGTGTTTCTCAAGTTCTCTCATTACGACGAGAGCAATAGTGGTGAATGA
- the LOC122628277 gene encoding cholesterol transporter ABCA5-like isoform X1, translated as MARIRGRRTRHEIARTSVYRRMDSCKVYWSQLRAMLVRNILLKKREKRKTIAEIFLPLYTLGILIVIKVLIPNPNYPAMTTQGHKSNIFEFFNGYENNTIAVVPNSTETLNFLNSMNTFWLSMWDFPEKLPLNFMIFDSKDDLQAAYWRDPYSVPLAVIFEDSQPITQRLLYEIRTNPSYTSPPSPLELYSAPVTCRKDTNHWMGGVLSIKTGGSCPVDNYLHSGFLALQMLMDITKIKLDTQHNYITIPHIKLEMFPKEAFTADWMLAFRVIIPLYMVLALSQFITYLLILIVGEKEKKIKEGMKIMGLKDSVFWMSWFIIYGVFVLLLSAVGVVLLFTLQMFQHTHFLPIFLLVVLYSISIVMFAFMITPFFDNSRTAGVLGNFAVTILSLMYFIQVFINDSSSVSFWLVSLLSPTGVALAMDKALVLDLQGQGVNFDNLWCGPGIPFGGSLIMMTLDIFLYGYLAYYLDSVIPSEYGTKRLPWFCFTPGFWCQRKVQRVPSSNGESNSFIPGEETHRDVEPVIREMKGREAIRIVDLFKSYQKCRKPEIKAVNGINLTIYEGQITAILGHNGAGKTTLFNILTGLTSPTAGTALIFGYDIRDSNDMQMIRSMTGVCPQHDILFDLLTPREHLEFFAAVRCIPKSVIDYEVNKTLKDIDLVEKADTFAKYLSGGQKRKLSVGIAIIGDPKIIILDEPTAGVDPYSRRQMWSLLQSRRHGKVILLTTHFMDEADILSDRKAVISKGKLRCCGTSLFLKNKFGIGYHLTLVLEGNAREHAITRLVSSHVTKAEKARRHGRELSFILPHNSVENFASLFSAIEHEIKTRSSRLGISSYGVSMTTLEEVFLHLEKDEETECTMDNLSKKMVRNRALSRSLSLQSKSTSYQSLQNEGVIVQNDGQAKGAGDLPDGVHNDRNPPILGLGLDPIKIRPNFLQILYAMLRLRILRLFRNIQLLYFTIVAPLALIILGLYINSVQTVDIKMQSLELNSDTYGNRTKIVYFNNTNVDITSLIDSISHDVKHIDEYDGNYVNLLKIGPHIAAFNINEYNSLNMDLTIIYNDTMQHSLPILLNVLLNTYYRLIARKDDVPQIEIKTHPFQQTSQPQEFNIGAASSALFIGMDFVLLPITLAIDMVYDREIKAKNQLRINGLSFPMYFLTYFIVLVGLMTFICLCIVGIIFLFDVPSLQEPPALITLGTLLMLYCPSSILFSTCWSYIFDKMDSAQSILPNIATFLGLIPFLLVMFLDMLGVGGTAAFALHVVFSLLNTMYVPYAAVYYVDRVHLMCSINAACQHLTMSDYLTTEIILMAVGVLLHCPLWFFVLLLLDIKKSGGNISDTFKHFLRNDVSIGEEVMENSDVGDHEDADVKTERQRVFNLITSPSIQQSPVVLVQNLRKEYHQRETVSCSCCNRREEGSMQRKVAVRNLSLAVEPGEVFGLLGHNGAGKTTTMRIIIAEEAATRGRVQIDGYNIHSQMAEAFRQMGYCPQHDAQWKNITVREHLECYAAIRGVPSQEIKKIVDLYLSSLQIHEHADKQIQECSGGTRRKLSFAMAMVGGPKVVLMDEPSTGMDPRSKRFLWDTILASFQGNRGAILTTHSMEEADALCSRVGIMVKGELRCIGSTQHLKNLYGAGYTLEMKLFGGDCTPTMPSGDKLSALKQFVAGLFPDATLEESFADRLVFAVPQQAVNSLAECFMQLEKAKQELDIEEYTFSQTTLEQVFLKFSHYDESNSGE; from the exons gAGATCTTCCTGCCTCTTTATACTCTAGGGATTCTCATAGTGATAAAGGTATTGATACCTAATCCAAATTATCCCGCGATGACGACGCAGGGGcataaatcgaatatattcgaatttttcaatGGTTATGAGAACAATACGATTGCTGTGGTACCTAATTCGACGGAAACTCTC AACTTTTTAAATTCGATGAACACCTTTTGGCTGTCCATGTGGGATTTTCCTGAGAAGTTACCTTTGAATTTCATGATATTCGATTCGAAGGATGATCTACAAGCAGCTTACTGGAGAGATCCATATAGTGTACCTCTGGCTGTGATCTTTGAAGACTCTCAACCGATCACTCAACGTCTTCT ATACGAGATTAGAACAAATCCTTCGTATACATCACCTCCTTCGCCTCTTGAACTCTATTCCGCTCCGGTTACTTGCCGGAAGGATACCAACCACTGGATGGGAGGCGTTCTATCAATAAAAACTGGCGGATCATGTCCCGTGGATAACTACTTGCATTCTGGCTTCCTAGCGTTACAAATGCTAATGGATATTACGAAGATAAAG CTTGACACGCAACACAACTACATAACCATTCCgcatataaaattagaaatgtttCCGAAAGAAGCGTTCACAGCTG ATTGGATGCTGGCTTTTAGAGTCATTATTCCTTTGTATATGGTCTTAGCACTTTCACAGTTCATTACTTATCTCTTGATACTAATTGTcggtgaaaaagagaagaagattaaagaaggaatgaaaattatGGGCCTGAAGGATTCTGTGTTTTG GATGTCTTGGTTTATTATCTACGGCGTCTTTGTCTTGTTACTTTCCGCCGTTGGAGTGGTATTACTCTTCACTCTACAAATGTTTCAGCATACTCACTTTTTACCGATATTTCTTTTGGTTGTACTTTATAGTATTTCCATCGTCATGTTTGCCTTCATGATAACACCATTCTTTGATAATTCTCGT ACTGCCGGTGTCCTTGGAAACTTTGCAGTAACGATACTAAGTTTGATGTACTTCATTCAAGTCTTTATAAACGATTCTAGCTCGGTCTCATTTTGGCTGGTATCACTTTTAAGTCCAACGGGTGTTGCATTGGCTATGGATAAG GCCTTGGTCCTGGATTTACAGGGACAAGGAGTGAATTTCGATAATCTTTGGTGTGGTCCTGGTATACCTTTCGGTGGAAGTCTCATTATGATGACTTTAGACATATTCTTGTATGGTTACTTAGCTTATTATTTGGACTCGGTAATACCAA GCGAGTATGGCACGAAGAGATTACCGTGGTTCTGTTTTACACCTGGATTTTGGTGTCAACGTAAAGTTCAAAGGGTACCGTCGTCTAACGGCGAATCAAATTCTTTTATACCCGGTGAGGAAACACATAGAGACGTGGAACCAGTCATTCGTGAGATGAAGGGAAGGGAAGCAATTAGAATCGTAGATTTGTTTAAATCTTATCAGAAATGTCGTAAGCCTGAAATAAAGGCAGTTAATGGTATCAACCTAACGATTTATGAGGGACAAATAACAGCGATATTGGGACATAACGGGGCTGGTAAAACCACGTTGTTTAACATACTCACCGGATTGACATCGCCAACAGCCGGTACTGCTTTGATTTTTGGATATGACATACGAGATTCAAACGATATGCAGATGATCAGAAGTATGACAGGTGTATGCCCTCAGCATGACATTCTGTTTGATCTTTTAACCCCCAGAGAACATCTTGAATTTTTTGCCGCTGTACGTTGTATTCCAAAATCAGTAATCGATTATGAG gtaaataaaacgttaaaaGACATAGACCTGGTTGAAAAAGCAGATACTTTTGCAAAATACTTAAGCGGTGGTCAGAAGAGAAAGCTCTCAGTAGGTATCGCCATTATCGGTGATCCTAAGATCATTATCCTTGATGAGCCTACAGCTGGAGTGGATCCATACTCGAGAAGACAAATGTGGTCTTTACTGCAATCCAGAAGACACGGTAAAGTCATTCTTTTAACGACTCACTTCATGGACGAAGCAGATATATTATCTGACAGGAAGGCAGTTATAAGTAAAGGGAAATTGAGATGTTGCGGTACTTCAttgttcttaaaaaataaattcggtATCGGTTATCATTTAAC TCTCGTACTCGAAGGCAACGCGAGGGAACATGCGATAACACGATTAGTATCGTCTCATGTGACGAAAGCCGAAAAAGCAAGACGCCACGGTCGAGAATTGAGCTTCATCTTGCCTCACAATTCCGTGGAAAATTTCGCCTCACTATTTTCGGCTATCGAGCATGAAATCAAAACGAGATCGAGTAGGTTGGGTATTAGTAGTTACGGAGTATCTATGACGACCCTGGAAGAAGTGTTTTTACATCTGGAAAAAGACGAGGAAACGGAATGTACCATGGACAATCTGTCAAAGAAAATGGTTCGTAATCGTGCACTTAGTAGATCGTTGTCCTTGCAGTCGAAAAGTACATCGTACCAGAGTTTACAGAACGAAGGTGTTATCGTTCAAAATGATGGTCAAGCGAAAg GAGCAGGTGATCTACCAGATGGAGTTCACAATGATAGGAATCCTCCTATTCTCGGCCTTGGCTTAGACCCCATCAAAATTCGGCCTAACTTCCTTCAAATTCTTTACGCCATGCTTCGCCTAAGGATACTCAGGCTGTTTAGAAACATTCAACTACTTTACTTCACCATCGTTGCTCCTCTTGCTCTAATAATCCTTGGTCTCTATATAAACAGTGTTCAAACTGTCGACATTAAGATGCAGTCTCTTGAACTTAATAGTG ACACCTATGGCAATAGGactaaaattgtatatttcaataataccAATGTTGATATAACGTCTTTGATAGACAGTATAAGTCACGATGTAAAGCATATCGATGAATACGATGGAAACTAcgttaatttgttaaaaatcgGACCGCACATAGCAGcatttaatatcaatgaatatAACTCTCTAAATATGGATTTAACGATCATATATAACGATACGATGCAACATTCTCTACCTATCTTATTGAATGTACTGTTAAATACTTattatag ATTGATAGCCAGAAAGGATGACGTTCCgcaaattgaaataaaaacacaTCCGTTTCAACAGACGTCACAGCCACAAGAATTTAATATAGGTGCTGCCAGTTCAGCGTTATTTATAGGAAtggattttgttttattaccgATCACTTTGGCAATCGATATGGTTTATGATCGAGaa ATTAAAGCGAAGAATCAATTGCGCATCAACGGCCTGTCATTTCCTATGTACTTCCTTACTTATTTTATCGTCCTCGTCGGCCTGATgacatttatttgtttatgtaTCGTTggtattatatttctcttcgacGTGCCTTCGCTTCAAGAACCGCCAGCACTCATTACCCTTGGTACCCTTTTGATGTTATACTGCCCATCGTCCATTCTTTTCTCAACATGTTGGAGTTACATTTTTGATAAGATGGATTCCGCACAGAGTATTTTACCCAATATTGCAACGTTCTTAGGACTGATACCTTTTTTGCTTGTCATGTTCCTAGATATGCTAGGCGTTG GTGGTACAGCAGCGTTCGCTTTGCACGTGGTGTTTTCTCTGTTGAATACCATGTACGTGCCCTACGCAGCTGTATACTATGTAGATCGCGTCCATTTAATGTGCTCTATTAATGCTGCCTGCCAACATTTAACAATGTCGGATTATCTTACCACGGAGATCATATTGATGGCTGTTGGTGTATTGTTACATTGTCCATTATGGTTCTTCGTATTGCTCTTATTGGACATCAAGAAAAGCGGTGGAAACATTAGCGATACCTTCAAGCACTTCCTG AGAAATGATGTCTCTATCGGGGAGGAGGTAATGGAAAATTCGGATGTAGGTGATCACGAAGATGCTGACGTAAAAACTGAAAGACAGAGAGTGTTCAATCTTATTACGTCACCTTCCATTCAGCAATCACCAGTGGTATTGGTACag AATCTACGGAAAGAATATCATCAACGAGAAACAGTTTCTTGTAGCTGTTGTAacagaagagaggaagggtcAATGCAACGAAAAGTCGCCGTACGAAATTTATCATTGGCCGTTGAACCAGGCGAAGTATTTGGACTTTTAGGTCATAATGGTGCTGGCAAAACTACTACGATGAGGATTATTATCGCAGAGGAAGCAGCGACACGTGGTAGAGTACAAATTGATGGATACAATATTCACTCTCAAATGGCAGAAGCATTCAGACAAATGGGATATTGTCCGCAACACGATGCTCAATGGAAGAATATTACTGTACGAGAACATTTGGAATGTTACGCAGCTATTCGTGGTGTACCTTCGCAAGAGATTAAGAA aATCGTagatctctatctatccagtCTTCAGATTCATGAACATGCCGATAAACAAATTCAAGAATGCTCAGGTGGTACTAGAAGAAAACTTAGCTTCGCAATGGCGATGGTTGGAGGACCAAAGGTTGTTTTAATGGATGAACCTAGTACGGGTATGGATCCTCGATCAAAGAGATTCCTATGGGATACCATCCTTGCTAGTTTCCAG gGTAACCGAGGAGCAATTCTTACAACTCACTCAATGGAAGAAGCCGATGCACTGTGTTCCAGAGTCGGTATAATGGTCAAAGGTGAATTAAGATGCATAGGTTCGACGCAACATTTGAAAAATCTGTATGGTGCTGGGTACACTTTAGAGATGAAACTTTTTGGTGGCGATTGTACTCCAACTATGCCTTCCGGTGATAAATTATCTGCATTAAAGCAATTCGTTGCTGGTCTCTTTCCTGATGCAACGTTAGAAGAAAGCTTTGCAGACAGATTGGTCTTCGCCGTTCCTCAACAGGCAGTGAACTCGCTGGCCGAGTGTTTTATGCAGTTGGAGAAGG CCAAACAGGAACTGGACATCGAGGAGTATACTTTCAGTCAAACTACCCTGGAACAGGTGTTTCTCAAGTTCTCTCATTACGACGAGAGCAATAGTGGTGAATGA